Part of the bacterium genome is shown below.
TCAGCCGGCAATTGGTGAACCGATCATCATCATCTCTTCTTGCTTGTGCATGTGCCGCGCAACCGCGAACGGCATGATCGCGAACAGCCGACTGCCGGCATCCGGAGCCGTTTCATCAGAGCCGGCAGGAGGCTTGGGAATGCAGCTTCACCTCACGCGGCGTCCCTCCCGCAGAAACGGCTCAGCAAGCCCTTTGAGCGAGCCGTCGGCTTCGTAGATGGTTTCCGGAGAGAATTGGATGGAGTAGATGCGGCGCATGCGCGGGGTATTGTTGGCGCCGGAACGATGAAACGCAGTACTGGAAAACACCGCAATCGAGCCTGCCGGGCAAATCATCGGCACGCCGGGATCATCGCCGAAATAACCGATGCGATCATCGGAGCCAGGAAGAACTTTGTGCTCCACTTTCTCGCGCGTGCCGGCGCGTGAATAGGGCAGAATGTAGATCGTGCCATTTTCCTCATTCACGTCGTCGAGCGGAATCCAGGCGTTGACGTAGCATTTGTGCGTGTGGTCGACATAGCCGGAATCCTGATGCCAGCCGAACGCCGCACCCTTTTTGTCCGTGCCCTTGATTACGAACTGCTCCCAGAACAGCATGGCATTGTCGCCGATTGTAGCGCGGCAAATCTCCGCCATGAGATCGCTGAAAATAAACTCGGCAAGTTGCGGCCGGTTTTTGTAAGGCAGAAAAACGAAGTAACGGCTGTTGCGCCGGCTGAGGTGCAGCACGTCCACGCCGAGGCGATCCATCTCCGCATTTTGCTCCTGCACGTGAAAATCACACTCCGCGCGCAGTCTTTCGAGGTGCGCGTCGGGTATGACTTTCTCCAAAAGAAA
Proteins encoded:
- a CDS encoding phytanoyl-CoA dioxygenase family protein — its product is MNSSTNPLITEEQKRQYQQEGYFLLEKVIPDAHLERLRAECDFHVQEQNAEMDRLGVDVLHLSRRNSRYFVFLPYKNRPQLAEFIFSDLMAEICRATIGDNAMLFWEQFVIKGTDKKGAAFGWHQDSGYVDHTHKCYVNAWIPLDDVNEENGTIYILPYSRAGTREKVEHKVLPGSDDRIGYFGDDPGVPMICPAGSIAVFSSTAFHRSGANNTPRMRRIYSIQFSPETIYEADGSLKGLAEPFLREGRRVR